Proteins encoded in a region of the Brevefilum fermentans genome:
- a CDS encoding ferredoxin reductase family protein: MKKSLYTRLWAIFYVILVFLPLVLLIIFPRPRSREFLRDFSVALGFITMSLLGLQTIPTSRLKFITRHFPMEKLYTIHHKMSIATLILSVIHPVLLIINNPETLLLLNFTTAPWRARAALISVLAMLILIVTSVWREDIKMRYDVWRWLHDAMTLLAVGFAFFHMFRINYFLSLTYQRVIWLVLAAIWLAVIVYIRVARPIIMVKHPYVVDHVEKEFGDSWSLFVRPDGHPGFKFQAGQFAWITVESPFIFRENPFSFSSSSDRDDGLMSFTIKELGDFTSSIKDLKPGDRIYVDGPYGTFSLDEHQSNRLVLIAGGIGSAPVLSILRTMRDRDHCIPVMFFYGSPSWDKVIFRDELAELEKEMDCLKVIHVLEHTTEDWKGESGYITADILARHLPADYKQWEYLFFLCGPTPMIEAVEGALHSLDVGSKKIFSEKYEMA, translated from the coding sequence TTGAAAAAGTCTTTATATACAAGGCTCTGGGCGATATTTTATGTGATCCTGGTCTTTTTACCCCTGGTTTTGTTGATCATTTTTCCACGCCCACGGTCACGCGAATTTTTGCGAGATTTCTCGGTTGCATTGGGCTTTATCACCATGTCCTTGCTGGGATTACAAACCATTCCAACATCACGCTTGAAATTCATAACCCGGCATTTTCCAATGGAGAAACTGTATACGATCCATCACAAAATGTCAATCGCCACATTGATTTTATCGGTGATTCACCCTGTATTATTGATTATTAATAACCCCGAAACTTTGCTGTTGCTAAACTTTACGACTGCCCCTTGGCGGGCACGGGCAGCGTTGATCTCGGTGCTGGCGATGCTGATTTTGATTGTCACTTCAGTGTGGCGGGAAGATATCAAAATGAGATATGATGTCTGGCGCTGGTTGCACGATGCAATGACCCTGCTGGCTGTGGGGTTTGCCTTCTTCCATATGTTCAGGATCAATTATTTCCTGTCGCTTACCTATCAGCGTGTCATCTGGCTGGTTTTAGCAGCGATTTGGTTGGCAGTGATCGTGTACATTCGTGTGGCGCGCCCGATTATCATGGTAAAACACCCCTACGTGGTGGACCATGTTGAAAAGGAATTTGGGGATTCCTGGTCCTTATTTGTGCGTCCAGATGGGCATCCCGGATTTAAATTCCAAGCGGGTCAATTTGCCTGGATAACGGTAGAATCCCCCTTTATTTTTCGAGAAAACCCATTTTCATTTTCATCCAGCTCGGATCGAGATGATGGTCTGATGAGTTTTACGATTAAGGAACTGGGTGATTTCACCAGCTCTATCAAGGATTTGAAGCCAGGCGATCGGATCTATGTGGATGGCCCTTATGGCACTTTCAGCCTTGATGAGCATCAAAGCAACCGCTTGGTATTGATTGCAGGCGGGATTGGGTCAGCGCCGGTATTAAGCATTTTGCGTACCATGCGCGATCGTGATCATTGTATACCGGTGATGTTTTTTTATGGAAGCCCAAGTTGGGATAAGGTTATTTTCAGAGACGAACTGGCTGAACTTGAAAAAGAAATGGATTGCCTGAAAGTGATACACGTCCTTGAACACACGACGGAAGACTGGAAAGGCGAAAGTGGATATATTACCGCTGATATTTTGGCCCGCCATTTGCCTGCTGATTATAAACAATGGGAATATCTCTTCTTCCTGTGTGGACCAACGCCAATGATTGAGGCTGTGGAAGGCGCCTTGCACAGCCTGGATGTGGGGAGTAAGAAAATCTTCTCTGAAAAATATGAGATGGCTTGA
- a CDS encoding NBR1-Ig-like domain-containing protein: protein MSARKFWLLAIIILVTLAGCHFPDQPWVLIEITNLENGQHVLFNEGVLIYAKARSSQGISRVELYINGELTATQLPARGNPRDLIAELPFAPLTEGSVIVSVLAVDRKGTVSDPFSITLNVVSSIEDIEISSTPTPTPSAEEFAQTQTAQAICTNSASFVTHVTIPESTQISTNVNFTKIWRVNNNGSCDWIGYQLVHSGGDHMGAVFPKALPVVKAGSNADLVIEMTAPSQPGTHTSIWRIQAGDGTLFGPELITTINVIELPTHTPVPTHTQTPTLSPTPTTFPTQTYTPTLPPISVQQISAQISIPPNSTESKTITCPTGSIVVSGGFSHQFDIQVWQSKKDGNGWSITATNFDSSAKELTISATCLLNSKGTSSTVSEEKLALPNDKTIITASCPSGSLVTGGGWSVENNAPVKIFISAKSGNDWQISVHNPTDISPKVTAFAICLTGASGSTSQYDKKENKVPANSTASAQMNCPAGSYVTGGGFIIDQELTLFQTTQEDNGWINFVSNPTDEDKRLDTFTICYQP from the coding sequence ATGTCTGCTCGAAAATTTTGGCTGCTTGCCATCATCATCCTCGTTACCCTGGCCGGGTGCCATTTTCCCGATCAACCCTGGGTCCTGATCGAGATCACAAACCTCGAAAATGGGCAACACGTGCTTTTCAACGAAGGGGTGCTCATTTACGCAAAAGCGAGGTCTTCTCAGGGCATTTCCAGGGTTGAATTGTATATCAACGGTGAGCTAACGGCTACTCAATTACCGGCAAGAGGTAATCCGCGCGACCTCATCGCTGAACTCCCCTTTGCGCCGCTCACGGAAGGCAGTGTGATCGTTTCAGTGTTAGCGGTTGATCGTAAGGGAACGGTTTCAGACCCATTCAGCATCACCCTGAATGTGGTGAGTTCAATCGAAGATATCGAAATTTCATCCACGCCTACGCCAACACCCTCCGCGGAAGAGTTTGCCCAAACTCAAACAGCACAGGCAATCTGCACGAACAGTGCTTCGTTCGTGACCCATGTGACCATCCCGGAAAGTACACAGATATCGACGAATGTGAACTTTACCAAAATCTGGCGTGTAAACAATAATGGCTCCTGTGATTGGATCGGCTATCAGCTGGTTCACTCAGGGGGCGACCACATGGGAGCTGTCTTTCCAAAAGCCCTGCCCGTCGTTAAGGCTGGGTCGAATGCGGATCTTGTTATCGAAATGACGGCACCCTCTCAGCCAGGCACACACACGTCCATCTGGCGGATCCAGGCAGGTGACGGAACCCTGTTCGGTCCGGAGCTCATCACGACTATCAATGTGATCGAGCTCCCCACCCATACACCGGTGCCGACACATACTCAAACACCGACGCTCTCACCAACCCCAACCACGTTCCCAACCCAAACCTACACACCAACGCTCCCGCCAATCAGCGTGCAGCAAATCAGTGCGCAGATCTCCATCCCGCCCAATTCAACGGAAAGCAAAACCATTACTTGCCCTACAGGATCGATTGTCGTTTCAGGTGGATTCTCACATCAATTTGACATTCAGGTATGGCAATCGAAGAAAGATGGCAACGGTTGGAGCATCACCGCCACCAATTTCGACTCTTCAGCGAAGGAGTTAACCATATCAGCCACCTGTTTATTGAATTCGAAAGGAACTAGCAGCACTGTTTCTGAGGAAAAACTAGCGTTGCCAAACGATAAAACAATAATTACAGCCAGTTGTCCCTCAGGATCCCTGGTGACAGGCGGCGGTTGGTCGGTTGAAAACAATGCGCCGGTTAAAATTTTCATTTCAGCCAAATCGGGGAACGATTGGCAGATCAGTGTCCACAATCCGACGGATATTTCGCCCAAAGTCACAGCTTTTGCCATCTGCCTGACCGGCGCTTCTGGCAGCACCTCTCAATATGATAAGAAGGAAAACAAAGTCCCGGCTAACAGTACAGCCAGCGCTCAAATGAATTGCCCTGCTGGCAGTTACGTTACCGGCGGCGGGTTCATCATCGACCAGGAATTGACCTTGTTCCAAACAACACAAGAGGACAACGGCTGGATTAATTTTGTTTCCAACCCAACTGACGAAGATAAACGCCTGGATACCTTTACAATTTGTTATCAACCCTGA
- a CDS encoding SdrD B-like domain-containing protein, translating to MKKIYLVTIIFLILFALLIAACAPSGQSTDLSDIHIAETMLAIAITQTSMAQIQPPATITQEPLPPTPMPTDPQIDLPAEGPPADEEQTTALTEIVHQVTPGNPGWIHKWFYDTDSSKNAGNKSVTAGDDFTANLYERPFTEGEMVYRPDIDINKTEISEDNNFYYVTIYPNNTHPVGGFQAAYAIEIDEDWDGRGDLLVIADRPSSNQWDITGLSVWRDGNKDVGGQTILRPDTGYSGDSYEQELFSINVLNDPDVAWARVSEGSPVSVSIAFKKSLLTRTTFVWGVWAADSLLDPALFDHHDHFTKEDAGSPNKSHTTYPLKALNLIDNTCRETYNFAATTPIQGLCYSREVPMPTPETPNTPGVPTPETPNTPQPQFGYIEGIAFQDFNNNGKRDAGEPPVVYYDVKITLLKDSCFGTTVTSTTAKEFSFGPLAPGTYCVTIDPPFPMTTPSFYLFSLGANETIYLEFGYETLI from the coding sequence ATGAAAAAAATATATTTGGTTACCATCATTTTCTTGATTCTATTTGCACTCCTCATAGCTGCCTGTGCCCCATCGGGTCAGTCAACTGATCTGTCCGACATCCACATCGCCGAAACCATGCTGGCGATTGCCATCACTCAAACGTCCATGGCACAAATTCAGCCCCCTGCTACCATAACACAGGAACCATTACCCCCAACTCCCATGCCTACAGATCCACAAATTGATCTTCCTGCAGAAGGGCCACCGGCTGATGAGGAGCAAACCACCGCGCTAACTGAAATTGTTCACCAGGTCACACCGGGTAATCCAGGTTGGATCCACAAATGGTTCTACGATACCGATTCCAGTAAAAATGCTGGCAACAAATCTGTCACGGCAGGCGATGATTTCACTGCCAACTTGTACGAACGTCCCTTCACCGAGGGTGAAATGGTTTATCGCCCAGATATCGATATCAATAAAACCGAAATTTCTGAGGACAACAACTTCTATTACGTGACGATCTACCCCAACAACACACATCCTGTTGGCGGTTTTCAGGCTGCTTATGCTATTGAAATTGATGAAGATTGGGATGGGCGCGGTGATCTGCTGGTTATCGCCGACAGGCCTTCCTCAAACCAATGGGACATCACTGGTCTGAGCGTTTGGCGTGATGGCAACAAAGATGTTGGTGGGCAGACCATCTTGCGTCCCGATACCGGATATTCTGGTGACAGTTACGAACAGGAACTTTTTTCCATCAACGTCCTTAACGATCCAGACGTTGCCTGGGCGAGGGTATCAGAAGGCTCACCAGTATCGGTCTCAATTGCTTTCAAGAAATCACTGCTGACACGGACAACCTTCGTCTGGGGCGTCTGGGCTGCAGACAGCCTGCTCGATCCCGCCCTGTTTGATCATCATGATCATTTCACCAAAGAAGATGCTGGTTCGCCCAATAAATCCCACACCACCTACCCGCTCAAGGCGCTGAACCTGATCGATAACACCTGCCGGGAAACCTACAATTTTGCCGCTACCACACCGATCCAAGGGCTATGCTACAGCCGTGAAGTGCCCATGCCCACGCCTGAAACTCCTAACACCCCTGGAGTGCCCACGCCTGAAACTCCTAACACCCCACAACCTCAATTTGGATACATCGAAGGCATTGCTTTTCAGGACTTCAATAACAACGGTAAACGCGATGCAGGTGAACCTCCTGTCGTATATTATGATGTAAAAATTACACTGCTAAAAGACAGTTGCTTCGGCACAACTGTGACATCAACAACTGCTAAAGAATTTAGTTTCGGCCCACTCGCCCCAGGAACATACTGCGTAACGATCGACCCACCCTTTCCTATGACCACGCCTAGCTTTTATTTATTTTCACTTGGCGCTAATGAAACTATATATCTTGAATTTGGATATGAAACACTGATTTAA
- a CDS encoding DUF488 domain-containing protein, whose protein sequence is MQFITLIQANNINHIVDIRSIPYSKYAPWSDKSRLPNMLLPFKIKYTYLGHKLGGKPIKKTRSPEQRNLPPQAVYNEAIKVLMELSMRSHLAIMCAEGDPGRCHRQHTIAQTLLASGTKVLHILNDGTIKEAWIEEKAPDQPRLF, encoded by the coding sequence ATGCAATTCATTACACTGATCCAGGCGAACAACATCAACCATATCGTAGACATTCGCAGCATACCTTACAGCAAGTATGCACCCTGGAGCGATAAGTCGCGCCTGCCTAACATGCTGTTGCCTTTTAAAATTAAGTACACCTATTTAGGTCATAAACTTGGGGGAAAGCCAATTAAAAAAACGAGATCTCCTGAGCAAAGGAACTTACCGCCTCAAGCCGTGTATAACGAGGCGATAAAAGTGTTGATGGAACTTTCCATGCGAAGCCACCTGGCGATCATGTGTGCTGAAGGAGATCCTGGAAGATGCCATCGTCAGCACACAATTGCTCAAACGTTGCTTGCATCCGGGACAAAGGTTCTTCACATCCTGAACGATGGAACAATCAAAGAAGCCTGGATTGAAGAAAAAGCCCCTGATCAACCCCGATTGTTTTAA
- a CDS encoding LysM peptidoglycan-binding domain-containing protein, protein MRLRCTLITIALVSLIFLGGCYQPGPGSKPWQASFSDKDAPNIIVSTTDGNSSEMHIAPIITASTPTPNPPITLPTPRSETLTYVVQQGDFLRKISQKYQVSINQIVEANDIADQNLIEVGQVLLIPPSSFTDVAPGFKILPDSELINSPSNADFDVAKFVAAQGGYLSVYSEEVDDVRMSGAEILEQVALLFSVNPRLLLSVLEFQSQWVTEKEPPDETLEFPMRYYDAWNSGLFDQLAWAANLLNEGYYLWKLEAISMWELSDFSMIGVDPTINAGTAGVLNLMRHLTTEEDWRWAVSETGIFATYYRFFGYPFDHGIEPLIPDDLVQVELQLPFQAGAVWSFTGGPHGGWGTGSAWAALDFAPPGEALGCFPSDAWAVAVAPGEVVYSGHGAVIQDLDGDGVWQTGWSILYMHMDTQDRVSVGTYVEAGDRVGHPSCEGGFSTGTHLHIARRYNGEWIAADGNLPFVMDGWVSSGYGVEYDGYLTKGDTVLEAWNGRTATNAIQR, encoded by the coding sequence ATGAGGCTCAGATGCACGCTCATCACAATTGCGCTGGTCAGTCTGATTTTTCTGGGTGGATGTTATCAGCCTGGCCCGGGTTCGAAGCCCTGGCAAGCGTCTTTCAGCGACAAGGATGCGCCGAATATTATCGTGTCCACCACGGATGGGAACAGTTCGGAGATGCATATTGCCCCGATTATCACAGCGTCCACGCCCACACCCAATCCACCCATTACCTTGCCTACACCCAGGAGTGAAACGCTGACCTACGTCGTTCAACAAGGAGACTTTCTGCGGAAGATTTCCCAGAAATACCAGGTTTCGATCAACCAAATCGTTGAAGCAAATGATATTGCCGATCAAAACCTGATTGAAGTCGGGCAAGTGCTATTGATTCCCCCGTCCTCATTTACAGATGTTGCCCCAGGTTTTAAGATCCTGCCCGATTCTGAATTGATAAACAGCCCCAGCAATGCTGATTTTGATGTGGCTAAATTTGTGGCCGCCCAGGGAGGATACCTGTCGGTTTACAGCGAAGAAGTGGACGATGTTCGCATGAGCGGCGCTGAAATCTTGGAGCAAGTCGCATTGTTATTCTCTGTTAATCCCCGTTTGTTGCTTTCCGTATTGGAGTTTCAAAGCCAATGGGTGACTGAAAAAGAACCGCCTGATGAGACTCTCGAATTCCCCATGCGCTATTATGACGCCTGGAACAGCGGTTTGTTTGATCAACTGGCATGGGCGGCGAATTTGCTAAATGAAGGTTACTACCTGTGGAAGCTTGAAGCCATCAGTATGTGGGAGCTTTCTGATTTCAGCATGATCGGAGTTGATCCGACCATAAACGCAGGGACAGCCGGCGTGTTGAACCTGATGCGTCACCTGACCACAGAGGAAGATTGGAGATGGGCGGTTTCTGAAACCGGGATTTTTGCCACCTATTATCGTTTTTTTGGCTATCCTTTTGATCACGGTATTGAACCCCTTATTCCGGATGACCTGGTACAGGTTGAATTACAACTTCCATTTCAGGCAGGCGCAGTTTGGTCCTTTACGGGCGGCCCGCATGGCGGTTGGGGTACAGGGTCTGCCTGGGCAGCGCTTGATTTTGCACCGCCAGGAGAAGCCCTGGGCTGCTTTCCCAGTGATGCCTGGGCGGTCGCGGTAGCGCCGGGTGAGGTGGTTTATTCAGGGCATGGCGCTGTGATTCAAGATTTGGATGGAGATGGTGTCTGGCAGACAGGATGGTCGATCCTGTATATGCATATGGATACCCAAGATCGGGTCAGCGTGGGCACCTATGTGGAGGCGGGGGATCGGGTTGGTCACCCTTCCTGTGAAGGCGGTTTCTCTACCGGAACGCACCTGCATATTGCCCGAAGGTATAATGGAGAATGGATCGCAGCCGATGGAAACCTGCCGTTTGTTATGGATGGTTGGGTCTCTTCAGGATATGGCGTGGAATATGACGGTTATCTGACGAAAGGAGATACCGTTTTGGAGGCATGGAATGGGCGCACAGCGACCAATGCAATCCAGCGCTAG
- a CDS encoding nitroreductase family protein — MKLINFIQKSRSYRRFDEDYRVDSKTLRELIRLAQYSPSGRNRQPLKYWLSNTPEMNETIFSTLSWAGDLKDWPGPARGERPSAYILILGDTAISESFGVDHGIAAQSILLGAVEAGLGGCIIGSVQRDVLVKALAIPSRYQILLAIALGKPAEKVVVDIVDEEANLTYYRDEQDVHHVPKRGLDELILHDV, encoded by the coding sequence ATGAAACTAATTAACTTTATCCAAAAAAGCCGCAGTTATCGCCGGTTTGACGAGGATTACCGGGTTGACAGCAAGACACTGCGTGAATTGATCCGTCTGGCGCAATATTCGCCATCGGGCAGGAACAGGCAGCCGTTAAAGTACTGGTTAAGCAACACACCGGAGATGAATGAAACCATCTTCTCTACCTTAAGCTGGGCGGGCGATTTAAAAGATTGGCCAGGTCCAGCCAGAGGTGAACGCCCAAGTGCGTATATCCTGATCCTGGGGGATACCGCCATCAGTGAGAGCTTTGGCGTTGATCATGGCATTGCAGCGCAAAGCATCCTGCTGGGCGCTGTTGAGGCAGGCTTGGGTGGCTGCATCATCGGTTCGGTGCAGCGTGATGTTCTGGTCAAGGCGCTGGCGATTCCGTCAAGGTACCAAATCTTGCTCGCCATTGCCCTGGGCAAGCCTGCAGAAAAAGTCGTGGTCGATATTGTCGATGAGGAAGCAAACCTGACTTACTATCGAGATGAGCAGGATGTTCACCATGTGCCCAAACGGGGACTGGATGAGTTGATTTTGCATGATGTTTAG
- a CDS encoding polyheme membrane-associated cytochrome C, producing MKKSIWPLLLIFFVLGGLVILLVGKVILPPQPRPESVQAISENWAESAHADRESFTFNYWNEYEPPEIPAFCAKCHSAYGYLDYLGEDGSEAFVVDSSVPIGSVVTCQVCHNPSAHEKNETLFPSGVKIDIHGMSSNCAECHQGYSSGGDVTKAVATLPEDEVNENLEYISAHYKVDGALRFGADAMIGYQYPGKTYAGFFRHVPSFQNCTDCHDPHSLQVTPSDCATCHSVVTDYSNLHDIREAGRPDYDGDGNTTEGIHYEIATLHEALHDAIKAYSLEVAGQRLVYAFRYPYWVVDTNSNGVADPDEINYGNLYKNWTPRLVKAAYNFDLIVHSKGAFVHNPQYAIQLLYDTIEDLATVIDVDMSNMVRPD from the coding sequence ATGAAAAAATCGATTTGGCCTTTACTTCTGATCTTCTTTGTTCTGGGTGGACTGGTTATCCTGCTGGTTGGGAAGGTGATCTTACCACCGCAACCGCGTCCCGAAAGCGTACAGGCGATCAGTGAAAATTGGGCAGAGTCTGCACATGCTGATCGTGAATCCTTCACTTTTAACTATTGGAATGAATACGAACCACCTGAGATACCTGCCTTCTGTGCGAAATGCCATAGTGCGTATGGCTATCTTGACTACCTGGGTGAGGATGGCAGTGAAGCCTTTGTTGTTGATTCATCCGTGCCAATCGGTTCTGTGGTGACTTGTCAGGTGTGCCACAACCCCAGCGCCCACGAAAAAAATGAGACTCTGTTCCCTTCTGGCGTCAAAATTGACATCCATGGCATGAGTTCGAATTGTGCTGAGTGCCACCAGGGCTATAGCTCAGGCGGTGATGTCACCAAAGCCGTTGCCACATTGCCGGAAGACGAGGTTAATGAAAATCTCGAGTATATCAGTGCCCATTACAAGGTTGACGGCGCCCTCCGTTTTGGCGCAGACGCAATGATTGGATATCAATATCCTGGTAAAACTTATGCTGGTTTCTTTCGACATGTTCCGAGCTTTCAAAACTGCACAGACTGTCATGACCCGCATTCACTCCAGGTTACGCCTAGTGATTGCGCCACCTGTCACTCTGTCGTCACTGATTACTCTAATCTGCACGATATTCGCGAGGCTGGTCGTCCCGATTACGACGGGGATGGAAACACCACCGAGGGCATCCATTACGAAATTGCCACCCTGCATGAAGCGCTACACGACGCCATCAAGGCTTACTCCCTTGAAGTTGCCGGTCAGCGGCTTGTGTACGCCTTCCGTTACCCTTACTGGGTGGTCGATACAAACAGCAATGGGGTTGCAGACCCTGATGAGATCAACTATGGCAATCTTTATAAAAACTGGACCCCGCGCCTGGTGAAAGCCGCTTACAATTTCGATCTGATTGTTCATTCTAAGGGTGCCTTTGTACACAATCCTCAATACGCCATCCAATTGCTCTACGATACCATTGAAGATCTGGCTACCGTGATTGATGTCGACATGTCAAACATGGTCCGACCCGATTAA
- a CDS encoding polysaccharide deacetylase family protein, whose protein sequence is MTQKLRALLKYGAFAMICIGSTWLQGCTKEITPLVTAGRSDNLEVHTEIVPEFAIVGTPTTTYPAPTPTTSATPEPTPSNRPTKISTIEHDVGPEFPERFFPETMKPAVTPVAYLSSVCQYLENRWGEEKSSPGTVVVPIMFHSIVSPGRQISDTTSISMDYFEYFMETAIELGFSTITSQQLVDFLKYNQAIPERSMLLILDDRRPGVTELFMPYLEEQDWTLTLGWIATDSTRDSVWETMTRLASTGRLDVQSHGYNHIYIQDYTTIEQIKEELYQPIEAIEARFGKRPIAHVWPGGNFDARAVAIAVEAGYQIGFTVYSRGPIMYNWIPLGEPEMSMETPLLVLPRFWSTAAVQALNEAVMVSEAAKEYARSVDEAEREYYYYYCHAEGSE, encoded by the coding sequence ATGACACAAAAATTGAGAGCGTTGTTAAAATACGGCGCCTTTGCGATGATTTGTATTGGGAGCACCTGGCTGCAGGGCTGCACAAAAGAAATAACCCCCCTGGTAACTGCCGGGAGATCTGATAATCTCGAAGTGCATACCGAGATCGTCCCCGAGTTTGCGATTGTTGGTACTCCCACAACGACTTATCCGGCACCTACGCCGACAACTTCAGCCACGCCGGAACCAACCCCTTCGAACAGACCGACAAAGATCAGCACTATTGAACACGACGTTGGGCCGGAATTTCCTGAAAGATTTTTTCCTGAAACAATGAAACCAGCCGTTACACCCGTGGCATACCTGTCCAGCGTTTGCCAGTATCTTGAAAATCGCTGGGGTGAAGAAAAGAGCAGTCCTGGCACGGTTGTTGTACCCATTATGTTTCATTCAATAGTGAGTCCTGGTCGGCAGATCAGCGACACAACATCAATATCGATGGATTATTTTGAGTATTTTATGGAAACAGCGATAGAATTAGGCTTTTCAACGATCACATCGCAACAACTGGTTGATTTTCTTAAATACAACCAGGCAATCCCAGAGCGGTCGATGCTGTTAATCTTGGATGACCGCCGACCTGGCGTCACCGAGCTGTTTATGCCTTACCTGGAAGAGCAGGATTGGACGCTGACTCTGGGCTGGATTGCTACTGACAGTACCCGCGATTCGGTTTGGGAAACGATGACAAGATTAGCCAGCACCGGTCGGCTGGATGTGCAATCCCATGGTTATAACCACATTTACATCCAAGATTACACCACGATAGAGCAGATTAAGGAAGAATTGTATCAACCGATTGAAGCCATCGAAGCACGTTTCGGAAAAAGACCGATTGCACACGTGTGGCCAGGCGGAAATTTTGATGCGCGGGCGGTTGCCATCGCTGTTGAAGCAGGATATCAAATCGGATTCACCGTTTATTCGCGCGGACCAATTATGTACAACTGGATTCCACTGGGAGAGCCTGAAATGTCCATGGAGACGCCTTTGTTGGTACTGCCCCGGTTTTGGTCAACCGCTGCTGTTCAGGCGCTGAATGAAGCTGTAATGGTGAGCGAGGCTGCCAAGGAATACGCAAGAAGTGTTGATGAAGCTGAACGGGAATATTATTACTATTATTGTCATGCTGAAGGAAGTGAGTGA
- a CDS encoding SIS domain-containing protein: MKPIHHTALFQEIHQQPAVISRLLSQPQDAIIELVQQIHARRITQVYIAARGTSDNAARYAQYLLGAYNNMLVSLATPSLFTVYRQSPNLSNTLVLGISQSGKSPDIISVLAEGKRQGALTAAITNTADSPLGHTADIALDLQAGVERSLAATKTYTAQLACLARLSFEIHPGEELRRNLEELSNSVEKALQQTTHINSLAERYRYMTHCVVLSRGFNYATAFEFSLKMKELTYTIAEPYSSADFQHGPLALIDSGFPVFIFAPGGLMVSEFQSLVEKFNQRGAEVIMVSDHPDLLKLTEYTLTVPDAVPEWLSPITTIIPGQLFAMYLANTRGLDVDNPRGLKKITETW; this comes from the coding sequence ATGAAACCCATTCATCACACCGCTTTATTTCAAGAGATTCATCAACAACCTGCAGTGATCAGCCGGCTCCTCTCTCAGCCGCAAGACGCTATCATCGAACTGGTACAGCAAATCCATGCGAGGAGAATTACCCAGGTTTACATCGCCGCTCGCGGCACCAGTGATAATGCCGCCCGGTATGCGCAATACCTTTTAGGTGCGTACAACAACATGCTGGTCTCCCTGGCAACGCCCAGTTTATTCACGGTTTACCGCCAGAGTCCCAATCTCTCCAACACCCTGGTATTGGGGATCAGCCAGAGCGGTAAAAGCCCGGATATCATCTCCGTGCTGGCAGAAGGCAAACGCCAGGGTGCATTAACAGCAGCCATTACGAACACCGCTGATTCCCCCTTAGGTCACACCGCCGACATAGCCCTCGACCTGCAAGCCGGTGTCGAACGCTCCCTGGCAGCCACCAAAACCTATACAGCGCAGCTCGCCTGCCTGGCACGCCTGTCCTTTGAAATCCATCCAGGTGAAGAACTTCGCCGCAACCTGGAAGAGCTCTCTAACAGCGTAGAAAAAGCCTTGCAACAAACAACCCATATCAACAGCCTGGCCGAACGCTACCGGTACATGACCCACTGTGTGGTCCTCAGCCGGGGATTCAACTATGCAACCGCCTTTGAGTTTTCGCTTAAAATGAAGGAGCTCACTTATACGATCGCAGAGCCCTATTCCAGTGCCGATTTTCAACATGGTCCCCTTGCTCTCATCGACAGCGGTTTTCCGGTGTTCATCTTTGCACCCGGAGGATTGATGGTCTCAGAATTCCAGTCCCTGGTTGAAAAATTCAATCAGCGGGGGGCAGAGGTAATCATGGTCAGTGACCATCCGGACCTCCTCAAATTAACCGAATACACGTTGACCGTTCCCGATGCCGTACCCGAGTGGCTCTCACCGATCACAACCATTATCCCCGGTCAACTTTTCGCCATGTACTTAGCCAATACACGCGGTCTTGATGTCGACAATCCTCGCGGGCTGAAGAAAATCACTGAAACCTGGTAA